A window from Desulfuromonadales bacterium encodes these proteins:
- a CDS encoding cytochrome C has translation MPRKFAVAAALLLALPFAAQAGDVTWLKDIKPIVDARCAGCHGSDAPEYPAFKKEKDAWTAKGIGPRMDTYSHLVYFTAWPDTGALMRRLDDAKPGNMYEHLGADAEERKKNLALFKAWVGNWTFKRWNEISKEEMDGIKVPY, from the coding sequence ATGCCCAGAAAGTTTGCCGTTGCTGCCGCCCTGCTGCTCGCTCTCCCCTTCGCTGCCCAGGCCGGGGACGTCACCTGGCTCAAGGACATCAAGCCGATCGTCGACGCTCGCTGCGCCGGCTGCCACGGCAGCGACGCTCCCGAGTACCCGGCGTTCAAGAAGGAGAAGGATGCCTGGACGGCCAAGGGAATCGGCCCCCGGATGGACACCTACAGCCACCTCGTCTACTTCACCGCCTGGCCCGATACCGGTGCGCTGATGCGCCGCCTGGACGACGCCAAGCCGGGGAATATGTACGAACATCTCGGTGCCGACGCCGAGGAGCGCAAGAAGAATCTCGCCCTGTTCAAGGCCTGGGTCGGCAACTGGACCTTCAAGCGCTGGAACGAGATCAGCAAGGAAGAGATGGACGGCATCAAAGTGCCGTACTGA